From the Papaver somniferum cultivar HN1 chromosome 2, ASM357369v1, whole genome shotgun sequence genome, the window GAAAATGTGTGTATTTCAGGATTATTCTTTGAGCAAGTCTTATGGGCTTTTCACTCtgcctctatttttttttttttgagcccCAAGCAGTACTGCTGCAGTCATTATGTGTATTCCTCTGCTTAGATTGAGTGAAGAAGCTCCGGTAGCTTACTGATTTTCTTTTTACACCGTGAACCAACATCTTTCAGTCAAATATAATACATAATCAACTTGAGTTCACTCTGTCGACATGTTGCATTGGGCATGTATGGCCAGTGTATCAAACACATCTATGTTGTTTTTGGCTGCATTTAGGGATTTATGTATTCTTactattattttctttttgaacttttaaCCAGTTTGCAGGAAATGCATATATGACAAGTTTACAGATGAAGAAGGAGGAGATTGCTGTCCAGTATGCAATATTGATCTAGGTTGTGCTCCAGAGGAGAAGCTGAGGTAAATCCTTCTTCCTGATTCAGTGTTCTGCCACATGATGGGGTTTGAGATATTTATCATGGTAAATAATTTCACATTGGTCAGTGTGGCGTGTGTGGGTTTATCCAAAGCGAAGGTGTGTAATGAAAATTTCTCATTCCAGTTGCATGTAACCCATTGTTCTATTAGGCTTAGTTAGTTCATCCTTTAGCTTTTTGCTTTCTGCCTACAACTACTTAATTACTTAGTGCTAACTAAAGATTGATATTAACTAGCAAGAAACAATTTGAATCCATATATGGCGTTAAGTTGCGTTTATTTATTTACTGCCATAATTATTCGATGTCATCCATGCACTACTTCATTTCAAACGTTGATTTCTGGTGTTTACCTGGACAATGTACTCGTTTTTTTTAAAGCAGCTGTTCTGATATCTGTATTTTCTGCAGGCCTGACCACAATCTACAAGATTTACGGGCAAAAATCTTTCCTCTCAAAAAAGGAGAGGTCAAGGCACCTGAAGTCACATGTGATGTCACACCCGACGTGAAACCTGACGTGACTCGTGAAGTCACACCACCAGCTTCAGTGCCAGTAAGAAGAAAGGAGAGATCACTCTCTTCACTGGTGGTTAGCACACCCAGGGTTTCCGCGCAAACAAACTTGACTGGGAGAAGAACAAAAGCCGTAGCAAGAAGGGCAGCTGCTTTACGAGGATCTAGTTTTACAATTGATGAACCTGGTAAAAAGAATGAAGGTTCTCATGAAGATCACTCTGAAAGCTCCAGCTCACCTGAAACTCTGAGCAAGATTGCTCGAAGAAGACAGGTAAGAAATGGCATCATAAATCTTATTTCCAAACTATCTTTTCGTGAGTGTGTATCCCATTCAGAAGTAGAGATTCTAGTTTAGAAGAGTTTGTGACTCTTAAAGTCGTCTAAGAAtggtttttcttttctaaaaagTAGAAGGTTAGTCTGTATAAGGGGGTTTATGCAGTAGTAGAAAGGAGAATAGAAAATGGAAGAAGTATTCTTGTCATTCGATTCTAAAGTTAATAACTAGATGATTTACCTACAATTAtgcttgttatttatttttatcttactTGTTAGTAGTTAACTCTTTTCTAGGATGCTAAAAGTATATTAACTCAATGTTTGTTGTATCTTTCTCTCAATGGACTAACTAGTTTTTCCGCATTCTTGTCTATGATAATACTACAGAATTATTCCAACGCTGAACCTTCTAATCGCCAGCTTACCtataaagataaagaaaatatTGCAGAAGCATGGGCTAAGAAAATAGACCAGTGGAGACCGTTAGACTGCCTTGTTGAAGCTGCAAATAGGACAAAAGCTCATAAATCCAGTTCACAAGGGTCGAATGTGAAACAAGAACAAGCCAATGAGCCAGATGACGATGTTCATGTGCCTAAGCGTAAAGTTAGGGAGCATAAGAAATCGAAAGTCCTAGACGGCAAGGATTGTGCTAACCCATCTCCTTTAGATCTAGAGAAACCCAATAAGTTGCACAAGATAGGAAAGAAAAGGACTGCGCCTCTGCAAATTACTCCTCAAATGGTTCTTGACGCTATGGCTGTAAAACCTGAGAGAAGAACTACCCCAATTTGGTTTCAGCTAGTAGCTTCCGAAGACcagtaagaaaatattctcactGTAGATAAAATAAATTTGCCTTctcattttggaggaatttaaGCTTAATCTAACTATATCTCGTTCCTCTGTATTTCAGGAAAGGAGAACAGTTGACCCAGATATCTAAGTCGTTTTTGAGTGTACAGTGAGTTTCTTTCCAtctactattttctttgtagtcaCATTCCTATAGTTGTTTGACTTTGTGATTAACATGATTTTGAATCTTCGGTTAAGATGACAGTCCACCAGTAATGCTATATTTTAGTATAGAGTTTTACATTTATCTACGCTTGTATGCTACTGTTGTTTACTTGTGTTAAATATCACACTAACTGTATAAGTTCTTGCAATGTTTATTTTTTGTCCATATGCATCTCATTTCATAATGTCCTGCTCTTTATTTTAGGGACGGTAATATGCCCGTTTCCGCAATCCAAAAATATCTCGCAAACAAACTTCATCTTACAAGTGAAGCTGAGGTACACCCCTCTCTCTCTCCccccaagaagaactaatcaaatTGAGATTTTGTGACCTCAATCACTATCAACTGTTTATGTACCATTATATAACTGCCAATTTACTATTTGATTATAACTCAAGTGAATATTGACTACTCAAAACAGGTCAGTTGTTCCGTTTAGTGAATCCATTCACAGGTCTTGCATACCAAAAGAAGTCTCTTACAATAATTGAAAATCAACATGCCATGTCTAAAGTTTTCATTAATGACGAGATCTTCTTCGTTATAACTTGATGTTTTATTTGctcatcaattttatttttcgatAGGTTGAGATCCAATGTTGCGGGCAGCCAATTGTCCCAACTTTACAACTGCATAACTTGGTGGACTTGTGGTTACAAACGGCAACAACATCAGAGAGAGTTTCTGCATTAGTGGGCGCCTCAGCTAATGAATTTGTAATGATTTTAGTTTATTCGCGGAAAGTTCATACATCTTAAAATGGATGATCTTTATTCTTTTTATTCGTTTGGAT encodes:
- the LOC113349997 gene encoding E3 ubiquitin protein ligase DRIP2-like codes for the protein MSSYQLTKVRKDTLKACMTCPLCNKLFKEATTISECLHTFCRKCIYDKFTDEEGGDCCPVCNIDLGCAPEEKLRPDHNLQDLRAKIFPLKKGEVKAPEVTCDVTPDVKPDVTREVTPPASVPVRRKERSLSSLVVSTPRVSAQTNLTGRRTKAVARRAAALRGSSFTIDEPGKKNEGSHEDHSESSSSPETLSKIARRRQNYSNAEPSNRQLTYKDKENIAEAWAKKIDQWRPLDCLVEAANRTKAHKSSSQGSNVKQEQANEPDDDVHVPKRKVREHKKSKVLDGKDCANPSPLDLEKPNKLHKIGKKRTAPLQITPQMVLDAMAVKPERRTTPIWFQLVASEDQKGEQLTQISKSFLSVQDGNMPVSAIQKYLANKLHLTSEAEVEIQCCGQPIVPTLQLHNLVDLWLQTATTSERVSALVGASANEFVMILVYSRKVHTS